gctgatgggcagtttctggtttctctgcccagagtGCCAAGATCTGATCAGGCAGTGTTTATCCATGCTGGACTTGGAAAGGCCCTCATTAGAAGAGCTGTTCTGtgatccttggatgcaggatattcttCTGCcgtagaagaagggagagagccacaggcacactttgATCCTGGGCCTGGGTAAGTTAGAGCTCCACACATGctttggcaatgagaagcaaaggaacccagactttttttgtcctgcctgtgtcactgcccagggGTCATCAAATGGGAacacacagcccttgtgctggagctgagctgctctgcccagcactggtggcCGCCATCCAAGCTgcttttgcttgtcctggttccctgacacctggggccctgggcagagccctgacagcctggtctgagcccagggaaggagaaggagcccctggagaagctgcaccaggtgggaatgctgctgctgctggagacagcgaggatgacataaaggatgacaacctcttcctccacctggccactggccagctgaagatgatggacttcaattgtggcaccttcttcaaagccaggctCCACTGCTttgcaaatttgcagatgagtccatACccggggaaatgctcccagatttgggcattgcccagcctggctgggaaccAAAGGTTCCTCCTTGGCTGGGGTggatgcagctgatccttcagtcggctgcccagctgcttttggcaagGCTGGGGGATGGGctgggtacgaaatgggagtgggctcctggccctgccaacagcccccagcacccaccgtggcctgggctggggctggggctggggcagccagcccgacacaaacaaacccccatggtgggagcagaggtgggactccagaacctgtgctggggctgctttgcattgcaggcaaggaagggcttgggctgccccactgcccttgtttgctttgggatcactgTCATTTtggggggcagtgcaggggggaagagagaaagtgggcttccctcacccatggctgggtttttcccttgCATGTAGGGGTTGGGCCTTCCTGGCAGAGATAAGAGTTTTTAGCagcttttttcttgttttccctttttgtctctaaTCTCTTTTCaataatttgttgtttgtttttccagaggaagcattctaggtggggtccagtctggatcaggaagtgcttgggagcagctgtggtgtggatgggccgtgcccttggagcaggctgaggacatcgtttgggaccagcttttcttccagccgtggatggcgtgaggtgggtccctgtctgcttggcagggtgggatcagagcttttgggagatggcagcgagcacaggagcatcctgctctgggcaggtgctgagggctggaggtgccatggctggctgcaggctgggcatgtgtcctgccctcctgctctgctccccgaggcagcagtgatgggcagctctgggcacagctctgggcaccgctctgggcacggccagcatggcctgggtgCCGCAGGCATTGgaacaaggggacaggagccctcagctgacgggcagtttctggtttctctccttgcagccgggctctgcgggtgctgaggctgctctgggctctgccagggctctgctggagctcagcaccgggccaGGATCatccaaagaagaaatggtgtcacctgcagcaccgacttgcttgagcattttggcaacacagctcaagtttgcagagtgtacaTCTCCAAGGCAAAACATGACACCccctgtagccatgatattttagtgaaaattcctctgctgggatttttcctgtcctgaggagctgagagcctcaggaaagaaatgtaaacaatagctatctgctgctgtggaaggccacaggtgcatctttcattggtccatgtggattgttttcaatcagtgaccaatcacagccacctgtgccaaggctgtgagcagtcacaggatttttgttattcattccaattctattcttgtctttgtagccttctgatcttctctctgttcttttagtatagttttaatgtagtattttaatataatatataacataataaatcagccttctgatgaaaatggagtcaagcctcgtgtcttcGCACAAGGGGCAGCCTAAAcaacaaccccccaaaaaataaacttATTCATAGCTTCAGAAatgaaatcaatctgggatgacccCAAATGAAATTTCTGAGCTTCCTGAAgttgtagctcagcccttctctgaacagttctctcccccacctgccttttacttcccaactgctccctcttttcccccagTGAGTTCCCAGCCCATGCCAGTCTCCATCACACTGTTGCCTTCCTTGGTGCCCCTCACCACGAGGAAGGCCAAGCCCCAGGCTTAGGGactcatcctgtcactggctgaggagcagcaatgtctcagaggtccagtgggattttagtgtcattcagagccactctccagccctcagctctcctcactgctgagctcccactcccttttccttgtccttgcagcaggatgagctctttGAATCTCCTTGAACCAGCCCACTCTTCCGAGCTCATCCACCcaacctcagtgaggctgaagctgaagcttctctgtctcctctggcacaccagtccagtcccctgtgcgggaagccccagccccagagcacagcacacagcagtgcagtccgggctggagcagctgccctgcagccctggcttggctgtttgtggcagctgaatgctccctgtttcagctgtccctgcaggatggccccagggcagagcccagccgggctcccactgcagcccctggagcttggggcagacagtgctcccagagctgaggttcacgCCCCTGGAGCTttgggcagacagtgctcccagagctgaggttcacggggagcacccggagctgtgcctcgcactctgCTGCCGTGTgtcacagcacaggctggcttGAACTGTGTGACTGTACCAGCCCCTGGTGTGACTGACAGGGCCTCGCCCACTCACATctctcccaaggctgcagcatttcactgGCCAGAACCTGAAGGGGCGTAGAGATCAGACCAATGACATTTCCCAGACTGGGTTTTTCAAAGGCCCTTTCtaaggaagggctggagaatAAACGCTGTTTGCCACACGGACGTTGGGGTGAGTGGTCTCTTTGTCTCCAACCCACACCCCTGGGCCAACGTTACAGCCACCCAGTCCCTCACACATCCCTCTCGTGCCTTCCCACTGCCTGTCCTGtcagggctcctgcagcccctcatcccTTGGTGGCCCAGTCCCCTCAgggtctcccccagcccggccaagctgctcagcagcagcactgcagccccacaggagctccagaggagccccatcaagaggcacctgggagccctcagcaatccAGCCAGCAACACACGGgcaggaggacacggatggcggttcctgcctggcacagggcttgtggccatctccaggcaccggtCTCACAGGAGTCCAGCACCTCCGGCCCCTGCCCATCCGCTCTGTTGGCAGCACagaggcttcagcagaaccaccaaaggccaaggggcttctgtcCACTTTCCCTGCAacactgcacgcctgggcagcttgCTGAGCCCAAGCACCCTTTCCCCCCTCTTCCCCtatgccctgcagaccctgggcagcaaaagaaagatCCTGGGAGTCTGTCTATTACAACAGATCCTATATTCATAtgctacagaaaataaaaaagaagaaaagaacaatcttaaagaaacagaaaatcccCGCTGAATCGGGTGGCCCCAGCAGACAGAGCCTCTGCgatcagctctctgcagagctccagcagcgcaggcagcccagccccgacAGACAAGGCCgtgtccaccgtgccctgcagagctgatcctgcagcctctggaagacAGAGTATCGCTTACTCTGTAGTGCCCGGAGGACATCCAATGTTTGAAGTGCCGCGTCTGACACGGCACTGCTGATGTCCTCTGCCAGGTGTTCAagggctgaaagagagaggaacagagccatggtcagatcccagagctgaggggacCCGAGGAGAgacccctgccagggccatcccagcccgcTCTAGCCATGGCCAGGAGCGAGTAGGGACCAAGGGGCTCAGCCCGAAGCTGCTGGCCACGAATGCCCCAGGTGGCCCTgaaatctctgtgtgctctgcccacgccggccctggtccgcacagggagcagagccctccttagccggggcagggctcgcagctgcccccgccagcccccgctgccagcccgctgccctcactcaccgctgcagatgagctggagctcttccctcttccccctcaggtgccgcccggccatgcctgggaacacagagcctgtcagggcgccagcggcacagctccctgccagcggcgctgccggcgctgcggccacacgccctgctggcccggcagggctcagcccgggccacgccgcacgctgccgcccgagggcacggctgccagaggccGGCAGCAGCGCCCAGCCCAGGCGGGGCTCTGGGGCGCCGGGCCCGGAcagcgctgccggggcagcgggcggggctggggccaaGCTGCGGCAGGCCGGAGAGGGAGCccgggctcgtggctcacccgtgaacctgatggccgccgctcgcagggactcctgtgggttccgcaggtacggcagggcccggcgcaggtgctcggccgctcggcttctgtcctctgccagctgcagagagcggcagcagggaaggcttggcgcgggctcagcccctgtggcgggcgctccctgcgcccagccccggcctcccctgcccgcacagccctgaggcgcggccagcagccgctggcgccgggctctggagggggcagagggccggctgctgcccggggagccgcggtgccgccccggcccgcagccccgccgggccggggctccaACGGCCCCCGGCTCGCGCCcacaggagcctggagaagagcccgcacATCCTcggggtgcagcagcgggcaggggcacagctgccggtgccgcacactgagcacggcgctcagggggcttctccaggctgaggctggggcttccaggccctccttaccaggcactcggtgaacttccacagcttcttgttcttcagctgtttttcaagatccctcctcttcaggaactcggccacacaaagcagcgtttcctgagaaacctggagagcagcagagacgcggagatggccccacagcccagggtgcaggacccgcgtccctgtgccaaggcctggaggaggctgcagcccggcaggcaccagggcaggaggcagccgagccccctgccaggggacagcagcagcccatgaATCCTCACCTGTGCCACAAGCcgattctcatcatggcagtggaagaagagtggcagcaggctctggcgCAGGGGTGtcttcagggcctttttttcctttttctgtggaAGAGTCACCAATGTTCGGGAGAGGAGTATGGAGAGCACCTGCACCTGGTTATTGTCCTGtatgaaaggaagagaaaaagaccTCAGCATTGGCTGCACGGGGCTCAGCTTGGCGCAGGCCTGCAAATCCACAGGGCACAAAGTGtctgggcagcacccagtggCCGTGGCTGAGGGCAGCGAGCCTTACgtggtcaaagagtggcaggagcgcctcaacCAGCTGCAGTGTGATGGGGCCGGCTATCAGCGTGTCATTGTCCAAAATAATAAAGCTGAGTAGCATGACAGTCATGCTAACTATCTCTCCATCTGCGTCCTGTAGGAGCTCCACAaggctttcagtcaggctccacatttttttggTCTGTTCGGAACACAAGTTGGTGAAATGCCatcctgctgtggcagggcccAGAGGCCAAAGGCCTATCCtgaagcactcgggcagctgaagcgggaggcaggagagctgggagcagctgccccagcacccacagcccagccaagcccaaagGACTGCATTGCCCACCTTGGCccctgcccccttctcaccatggAGGGCTCGTCAGTGAACTCGAGAAGGGCCCTGAGTGCCAGGCGacacctctccctgcactcgctcCGCAGGTGCCTTGACAAGATTTGCAGGACTCTCTTAGCACCGCGTTCACTCAAGTCCAGgaactcgaggacctgaaaggcacagggcagtgacaggggagccggccagcaggagccggaaccgcacagggctgggcccaggcagcagcacaggcacgggcaccgtcccaggcagctgcggctacgagagggcagagagctgggaggcagcgctggccatcaGGCTCACCTCCGCAAGGAAGGCCAGggcgggcagctcccagcgtggctcctgtGTGCTGAGCAGCCGGAGCAGGTAGCGAGCGATGCGGGAGCACAAGGACATAGAGACACAggacatctccctggcaggagagaAAGTCACCAAGACTGTGGGCCATGGGGACAAACCTGtgccaggactgactcacagaggtctggtctttccccagcatcCTGCAAGGGACCCTGGGCTATTTGGGAGGTGGCTTCTTgtgggcaccctcctctcccagccttttccagtctgcttggctGTCCCTCGGtgacaaggccctctggcccgcGACCatggggactgtgtggggcaccctgggcacagagcacaaatgTCAGAGGCagcggggagaagggggtctcacctggccagcagagccacggcatagtggtgggtgtcagcacacagcagcgtgtcccagccacacgCTGGtgcttccatcgccaccaccacatcctcgtGCTGCAttcggcagagcagggacttcagggtccgcactgcaaacctgcgtgcagagcaaagccccggtcacgctgggagcactggctcctgcccagggacgtggcagggacaggaggaatgggatggagcacctgttggggctggCGGCAAGGTCATATTGCTCttggcatcccttccagaaggtatccacctcctctggcatatccagagtggtggagaacacttggaagagcagatgcACAAAGAGGCGGGGGAAATACACCGTCACCACGTGTGGGACACAGGGAACCTGGAggatcttccacatcaccacagtggcctgcaaaggacaaagccCCCCGAGACAGCGCTCAGTGCTGAGGTGTGCGtgtggcagggcctgagcaggggagggagaggcccAAAGAGGCGCAGGGGGAGCAGGACCTGGTGCCCCTGAAGCTGCCCCGAGGCCAGGTTTCATCCCagcgcctgaggcagggagatggagtgggggaaggaggatgcagagctgctggagaggcggctttggggccagcaaaggccagttgcagaaactcacagccaggaccaagacacccgttttgtccccatcggaggtgcacatGCTGTGCTCgggccagctccccagcacatccaggagtatCAGCAGCGCAGGCTCCGCAGTCCTGGGCGAGCACATGATGCTCTTCCACAtggtcagagcagctctgtggggttagagctctgtctcagggcggtctgggacacagcactgtggcctgggcagcagcggggacctgagctggctgccagctctgcccctgcccactgccactggccagcagctcccagcagcccagccctgtggggacaggcccctgaggggccgtgagggagcatggcagcaggctcggggactgacgtgccagggctggcaaagggagcagccagagggccctggagctcTCTGTTGCTcagacagctgggacaggctgtacaggctgatgggctggggagccctgagcgcTCTGGGCAGGCGGGCCCCATACCTGTCACAGGAtggggccacacgcaggagcgtcaCCAGTACGTCAGCGGGCTGTGCTTCGGTGAGATCCAGCAGGGTCCTgttcagcctgtgctcagcaaaCTGATTGGCCGtgagccactggtggatgtacctgaccatggcgggcacctggagaaggcacggggacacttggaaagctgccagagggaggaaTGTCCCcagcttgcccagagaagtgcttcccttcccaccacactgccatggcctcaaaggctTCCAGTGACCAGCGGGTGTGGCTTGGGAGGCCAAGCAATTCCTGGGAGGATCAAACACTGGCCACgggctgcttacttgctttggattgCAAAAGCCCTCCTCTACCAGCAtatccagcagggcagcactggtcttggtTTTGAAGATGTGCGAGTATGCTCTGAGCCCAGTGCCCACGGTGCTGGTCTCTTCCTCCCGAATTCTCCTGATTAATTTGCAAAccagctgtaggagaagggcaagaaacCAGGGATGTTCCACAGAATGCTCCAAGCAtggtgacagcaggcccagcccaggtggggatggctgcaggtacctgtgcTGTTCTGTGGAAGAGGCCACGGCTGGactgctgctcttgtgtgcgctccacggctgcatctggcaaagagcgagcgcagccagagctgaggggctgcgggagaggccggagaacacagcccagccctgcactgcccaggcagggacagccccgggatgccccaggggatggagcatggctgctgcagggtgtctgcctggcccctcttctgtcctgtccaTAGGCATGGCTCaggagatgggatgggatgggatgggatgggatgggatgggatgggatgggatgggatgggataggatGGGATCGGATGGGATcagatgggatgggatgccatgcCACGGGATGGGATGAGTTGCAatgggatgcactgggatgggatgggatgctatgacaccaagctggctgcaggcaccaacCCTGTATCCCAGCTCTTGCACTCACTCTCCTGCAGTGGCTTGAACAGCACCACCTCTTccatctcctgtgctggggcagctccagggccttcttcctcttcctccacccaggccagcttgggtctctgctccatgtctctgACTGGATTTGTGGCTGCTTGCAGGAGAGGTGCCTCGGAAAAGCTCCGAgtcagcaagtcctgcagtcgTGCCTGGAAGGCACCTTCAAGAGCGAAGCCTCAGGAGGGCTACAGGACAGCACGTCCTGCACTCTGCTCtggagggctcctgccacaagggCAGGAGAGTCCTGTCAAGGATGGTGATCTGGCCTCGAGGGCACTGGCGGcaggatgggagatgcctccgGGGCACCAAGGCCCACGGTCTGCCCTCGAGGGTACCTGCAGGAGAGAAGCCTCAggaaggccacaggtcaccAAGTCCTGTggtctggcctcgaggtcagctgcaggaataaCACCTCGGAAAGGCTCCAGGTCAGACACGAATGAGTGTGCTGTGcaggggctcctcacagcactgctccGTCTCGTCCTGTCCCGTTGCGAGCTCCGAGCACTCTGGAGCGTTCCTGTCACCatcagctcctatgtcaccacatGTCACAAAGGGCTCTAGGACACCCGTTCCATGGCGTGGTGACCATGGTACaccgtgtcacaaagggcccctgcacacactgcccctgccctggagccgcccccagcccacccaaagtggcccagCTTAGGAGGAATCTCTGGCCCCAGGTGTCTGAGACAGCCTGACAGGGTCTTTAGGAACAGCCCAAACCATCAGCAAatgctgcccttctctgcaggctcagggcagcagaaggagcccccagggctgccgacaCAGCCCCCCTGggaagggcacggggccttccacagaagctggcacggcctccttgggacacgtcctggCTGGTGGCCATCCTAAACCTGCGGGTGTGACACGGACaaggaacgtgtgggccagggcacgaacgctgccctgagccctggggcctgggcagcgctgccatcagcagctgtggcagagtccctgcccaagCAGACCTGCCacccctcagccctggcagcgctggtgCCCGTCTCCTgacccagagacctgtgccccgggaggcttctgtgccacagggagccaaagcccacgtgcattGGGGActgtgctccttcctgcaggggctgctggcaggagcacctggagcaactGCTGGCAACACTTGGTCTCTGTCAGAAGCTCTTACTCcgtgctgaaattattttctcattgaagtcatttccttctgcaggaaaacaccttAACAGCAAAGGCACAGAATAATGGGGCATTTAAGAATCCTCAGTTCAGGAAAGCTTCACTTCCCATTGCTTAACTCAAGTAGTTCCACAAAGTTGCAAACTTCCCAAATTAAATGGGATGGCCTGAGAAAGTGAAGACTTGGAATTTTGCTTCCCATCTCAAAGCAGTGACTCATTTGTCTTAATGTCATCCACTGAGAGTCACTTTACAGAACATAACACTCCACAGAGGCAAAAAAAGAGCCATTCTTTGGTTTGCAAATGGTTTTCTATGAAGGGATGATAATATCCTAATTCTCTTAAGGAATAAAAACTCTCAAGAAATGAAAGTTTACTCAGTGTTACAAAAGCAGCCCAACCAAAAAAGTAGATGGCAAAAGGGCTAATCCTCCCCCTGGTACAGATATCTAAGTGGCCAGTAAAGTACAGCTCTGCCCTCttgttccctgcaggagaatcaggaccatgaacaggaaaagtcacagatattctttctgccctccgtaaccaaagctgtgccaaaccacagatgctgccttcaaCCTGGCTCAGATTCCAGCCTAGACCTCTCACCTTCCAGACAATGCCTTCTCCAACACCCCCCCAACACTAACCCCCCCAGCCTCCCACACAGAAGCCCTCAACACCTCGCCAGGACcccgagctgtccctgtccctccgcagagctttcccaccctccagcagacgccctggttccctgcacgtgccgtgggatggccctcaggagggtctgctccaaggccttccctggtggcagctcaggctgccaggcctgtggttcctggatcacccttcccaccgagccttcctgtgcacggctgttccaTTGGCACCTTTGCTCAGCTCGGACTTCTCCACTTAACCAGGACTGCTGGTCAaggatccagagcagcctggccagctctttctccagctccctctttaCTCTCGGGGGAGCTAGAGCATTCCACAGGAAAGCAACTGGTGCCACAAGGAGCCTGAGGCACCTTTGGCagtgaaacaaggcctttgtttgacctAAGTAAGCACAAGCCATTCACATTAGTGAACAAGTGCTTAGCACAGACAGACCTGAGTACTTGCACCAGTTagaataagaaaaacctggggaCCTCATTGATAGGAGATTGACTTGACAAAAAGTTTTAGACATAGTCTGCCAGAAGAATTAAGGGCAAGTACAGAatcagccctgtgcagggatgcCATGAGGAagattttgtgctgctttagggcatcgAGACCATTCCTGGCCAGCACCTGGACATTAGCTTCAAGTATAGGAATGTGACACagtgtatttctaaccccctgcctatggAAGCACCTCAGCAGcataaagatggatggtatttttgagaCAATTCCTACaccaacccactgaaatttatccATGGTGGAGAAGCATTTTAGTGGGGTGCAGACTCCTGCCCTCCCGCCAGGTtaataaaagggcttttggcAGACAATGCATTTCTCTGCCAATTTCTTTGAGTGAGGGAGACCCctcaggactgctgtatcctgagggaacaccgtTGGCCTTGACCTGTAGGCACCTGCACAAGCTTAgaatcagctgcctcagcttccaggaccTCTCTTGGCCAGGATCctgacatggatgcaggattGCTGTGAGGCacttctgggacacagcaggacaggaccggctgtctcgtgtccACATAGCACTGCCTGACACAGCCAGGGTCatcccaaaaccagacaaacgctcacgtgtcagcagaggggagcaaggagcactgggctcctctcagggtatCTCAGCTGGGCTTGCTCCACAACACGCCCCCATTTTAAGGCCTGCTGACGCCCAGCTGCCAGAAATGCCTACCTTGTTCTCTCCAAGATGCACAGGGAGAGCCAATGAGCAGAACACCTTGGGATGCAAACCTTCCAAGCCTTTTCTGAGGCCAGGGACACAGCAAGATCAGCCAAGACTCTCCACGCTGCCTggcccacccagcccagctctgtgctggccctgggccacagcagctcccaccaaGCAAGAGGCAAATGCATATTGCCAAGAGCTGAAACACAGCATAAAGGTAAGATGAGAAAAGTATGTGTGTAAAGGCCTTTTAATTCACAGCTCTCAAAGAGAGCTTTGGGGCTGGGCAGAGATGCTCCTGCTCACACCTCTGTCCAGAGGtggggaacacaccctgctgcaggtgcttggGTTGGTCTCTGCAGATCCAGGTGGATGCCAAAcctgctcttgacagccttcttccttgccctgcccctctgccatgTGCAATGGGCATCAAGGACtgaaaggagcacagagagcCAAAGGGGGTCACTTGCACCTGCCTCACTgggagctccctgggaagcactttccttgagaagcaagcccctttcctccaaaggcatttccccaaatgtgtagctttcctggggagcaccaacacactgttaaaaaaagctggcaaggctgaatgacTTCAGTTCCTTTCaggacaggcactccagctctagCTCGTATTCCCCCAAGTGTGTGTCCAGGTGGAGGTTCAGAGGTGCAGCCCCAGTCTCTCTACAAACAcaagctgcccgctgcctcttcacCTGCCTCAACTCCTGCCTGCACTCACAGCaacaaaaccaggctgttcccagccagagcccagagtcctgtccctgcaggacgctcctgccagcaccttccaggactCTCCGCTGTGCATGCAGCACTTTTCATGCCCGCTCTCAacaggctctggaaggcagagcACAAtctggctggctctgccaccagcacaccccaaacacaggcagaggaagaagcagcaggggttGTTTTGTGACCATGCCCCAGAGAAACTGGAAGGgtgccctccctctgctctcgcttggttggctttctgactgggtctgaggctggggctgccattcCTTGGTTGTGGGGACCAGAACCACACCCAGGATCccggcactgcctgacagcgctccGGGCACTGGCACGGTCGCGTGTCCGAGTCTCAGGCAccgtgctgctgcttcatttgctcttAGGCACACCCAAAGCTCTCTCTTAAGCCCggatggtctctggttctgccctcttcctgatcCTGTGCAGGcatggagcactgctgtgctttcaggaagctgttCCTGAAACCTTCCAGCAttccaagctcctttgccctctgtCGATGCTTGTCAGGGCATCCCTCACAGCTGGCTTCAGAACATCCTCAGGTTGGctattccaaaatccaggggctccagggtgctcagcaagatctgtaactccacagtgttgtggaactggaccttcagcacagggaccttTCCAGCCCGATCTGCCCTCGTTCCTATGTGTCTGTGCACAAACACGGCGTGGAAGAGAATGGCAggaggggcctgtgtgtcccagggctccGGATTTGCATCGCTTAGCTCCACAGAGATGCAGGTA
This sequence is a window from Passer domesticus isolate bPasDom1 chromosome 29, bPasDom1.hap1, whole genome shotgun sequence. Protein-coding genes within it:
- the LOC135287264 gene encoding uncharacterized protein LOC135287264 produces the protein MLRSFSLPFIQDNNQVQVLSILLSRTLVTLPQKKEKKALKTPLRQSLLPLFFHCHDENRLVAQVSQETLLCVAEFLKRRDLEKQLKNKKLWKFTECLLAEDRSRAAEHLRRALPYLRNPQESLRAAAIRFTGEPRARAPSPACRSLAPAPPAAPAALSGPGAPEPRLGWALLPASGSRALGRQPLEHLAEDISSAVSDAALQTLDVLRALQSKRYSVFQRLQDQLCRARWTRPCLSGLGCLRCWSSAES
- the LOC135287406 gene encoding uncharacterized protein LOC135287406; the encoded protein is MEQRPKLAWVEEEEEGPGAAPAQEMEEVVLFKPLQENAAVERTQEQQSSRGLFHRTAQLVCKLIRRIREEETSTVGTGLRAYSHIFKTKTSAALLDMLVEEGFCNPKQVPAMVRYIHQWLTANQFAEHRLNRTLLDLTEAQPADVLVTLLRVAPSCDRAALTMWKSIMCSPRTAEPALLILLDVLGSWPEHSMCTSDGDKTGVLVLAATVVMWKILQVPCVPHVVTVYFPRLFVHLLFQVFSTTLDMPEEVDTFWKGCQEQYDLAASPNRFAVRTLKSLLCRMQHEDVVVAMEAPACGWDTLLCADTHHYAVALLAR